A region from the Limimonas halophila genome encodes:
- the rpsO gene encoding 30S ribosomal protein S15 has translation MSITSERKQELINEFGANENDTGSTAVQVAILTERIQNLTDHMKSHHKDYHSRRGLLMMVGQRRRLLDYMKRTNRERYQDVIKRLGLRH, from the coding sequence ATGTCGATCACAAGCGAGCGCAAGCAGGAACTCATCAACGAGTTCGGAGCCAACGAGAACGACACCGGCTCCACGGCCGTTCAGGTCGCGATCCTCACCGAGCGGATCCAGAACCTGACCGACCACATGAAGAGCCACCACAAGGATTACCACTCGCGGCGCGGGCTGCTCATGATGGTGGGCCAGCGCCGGCGGTTGCTGGACTACATGAAGCGCACGAACCGCGAGCGCTATCAGGACGTGATCAAGCGCCTGGGCCTGCGCCACTAA
- the infB gene encoding translation initiation factor IF-2, translating into MTSDDKDDKKSDENKDGKLKLSGKKRGTLELNKKVEQGQVKQSFSHGRSKQVAVEVKRKRTYQRGESGRGQETAQRETAEAPARRGADQSVEQTKRAAHGESLETGTAETQTIERDSSGRQLTESERQARQRALEEARRQEEERKRRQAEEDERRRQEEAERQAELERRRQAEEEARRQLEAEEEERRRQKEAEEAAKAKEQPAEAEAGAESGAGEAAAEAAPAAEEAAPAAEAPEAKEQAPAEKGKGRDLDEEVQENLGGRIKKQKAAPAPKQAPGKRGGDRGRKKGQLTIPQALDSEEGERAPSLSATRRQRQRQKQRQRGEAHQPPKKVIREVVIPDSITVGELAQRMAVQAGQVVKTLMKLGTMATVNQTIDGETAQLVVEEFGHTPKRVSESDIEEGLETAPDAEADMQPRAPVVTVMGHVDHGKTSLLDALRKTDVVAGEAGGITQHIGAYQVVMPGGNKVSFIDTPGHAAFSEMRARGANITDIVILVVAADDGIKQQTVEAINHAKAAEVPMVVAINKCDKPDADPDRVRQELLNYGVVTEEMGGETLAVECSASSGEGLEQLAEALTLQAEIQDLKANPDRAAEGTVVEAKLEKGRGPVATFLVQRGTLKKGDTFVVGNEYGRARALVNDRGDNVEAAYPSEPVEVLGLHGTPQAGDRFVVVDSEQRAREIAEHRQEKARETQSTAPSTGSLEQMLARIKEGQVTEVPLVVKADVQGSLEAVNGALQKLGNEEVQPRVLHAGVGGITESDITLAAASNALVLGFNVRPNGKARQMAKSDGVDIRYFSVIYNLVDDVKALLESKLSPTARENFIGYADIRQVFQVPRVGNVAGCRVTEGVVRRNAGVRLLRDNVVIYEGTLKTLKRFKDDVKEVKAGYECGIALENHQDIREGDLIECYETQQVEREL; encoded by the coding sequence ATGACGAGCGACGATAAGGACGATAAGAAGTCGGACGAGAACAAGGACGGCAAGCTGAAGCTCAGCGGCAAGAAGCGTGGCACGCTCGAACTCAACAAGAAGGTCGAGCAGGGCCAGGTGAAGCAGAGCTTCAGCCACGGCCGGTCCAAGCAGGTGGCCGTCGAGGTCAAGCGCAAGCGCACCTACCAGCGCGGCGAGAGCGGCCGCGGGCAGGAGACGGCGCAGCGCGAGACCGCGGAGGCCCCGGCGCGCCGCGGCGCGGATCAGTCGGTGGAGCAGACCAAGCGCGCCGCGCACGGCGAGTCGCTGGAAACCGGCACGGCCGAGACCCAGACGATCGAGCGCGACAGCTCCGGCCGCCAGCTCACCGAGAGCGAGCGCCAGGCGCGCCAGCGCGCGCTGGAAGAGGCACGGCGCCAGGAAGAGGAGCGCAAGCGCCGTCAGGCGGAGGAAGACGAGCGCCGCCGCCAGGAGGAAGCCGAGCGCCAGGCCGAGCTGGAGCGCCGCCGTCAGGCCGAGGAAGAGGCGCGCCGCCAGCTCGAGGCCGAAGAGGAGGAGCGCCGCCGCCAGAAGGAGGCCGAAGAGGCCGCCAAGGCCAAGGAACAGCCCGCCGAGGCGGAAGCTGGGGCCGAGTCCGGCGCCGGCGAAGCGGCTGCCGAGGCCGCGCCGGCCGCCGAGGAGGCTGCCCCCGCGGCCGAGGCTCCCGAGGCGAAGGAGCAGGCGCCGGCGGAGAAGGGCAAGGGCCGCGATCTGGACGAGGAGGTTCAGGAGAACCTCGGCGGCCGGATCAAGAAGCAGAAGGCGGCCCCCGCGCCCAAGCAGGCGCCCGGCAAGCGCGGTGGCGACCGCGGCCGCAAGAAGGGCCAGCTGACCATTCCCCAGGCGCTCGACAGCGAAGAGGGCGAGCGCGCCCCGTCGCTGTCCGCCACGCGCCGCCAGCGCCAGCGCCAGAAGCAGCGCCAGCGCGGCGAGGCGCATCAGCCGCCAAAGAAGGTGATTCGCGAGGTGGTTATCCCCGATTCCATCACGGTGGGCGAGCTCGCCCAGCGCATGGCCGTCCAGGCCGGCCAGGTCGTGAAGACGCTGATGAAGCTGGGCACGATGGCGACCGTCAATCAGACGATCGACGGCGAAACCGCCCAGCTCGTCGTCGAGGAGTTCGGCCACACGCCCAAGCGCGTCTCGGAAAGCGACATCGAGGAGGGCCTGGAGACGGCCCCGGACGCCGAAGCGGACATGCAGCCGCGCGCGCCGGTGGTCACCGTCATGGGCCACGTCGACCACGGCAAGACGTCCCTGCTGGACGCGCTGCGCAAGACCGACGTGGTCGCCGGCGAGGCCGGCGGCATCACACAGCACATCGGCGCCTACCAGGTCGTCATGCCGGGCGGGAACAAGGTCAGCTTCATCGACACGCCCGGCCACGCCGCGTTCTCGGAGATGCGGGCGCGCGGCGCCAACATCACCGACATCGTCATCCTGGTCGTGGCCGCCGACGACGGCATCAAGCAGCAGACGGTCGAGGCCATCAACCACGCCAAGGCGGCGGAGGTGCCGATGGTCGTGGCCATCAACAAGTGCGACAAGCCGGACGCCGATCCGGACCGCGTGCGCCAGGAGTTGCTGAACTACGGCGTCGTCACCGAAGAGATGGGCGGCGAAACGCTCGCCGTGGAGTGTTCCGCGTCCAGCGGCGAGGGGTTGGAGCAGCTCGCCGAGGCGCTGACGCTCCAGGCGGAGATCCAGGACCTCAAGGCCAACCCCGACCGCGCCGCCGAGGGCACCGTGGTCGAGGCCAAGCTTGAGAAGGGGCGCGGCCCGGTGGCGACCTTCCTGGTCCAGCGCGGCACGCTGAAGAAGGGCGACACCTTCGTCGTCGGCAACGAGTACGGCCGCGCCCGCGCGCTGGTGAACGACCGCGGCGACAACGTCGAGGCGGCGTACCCGTCCGAGCCGGTCGAGGTGCTGGGCCTGCACGGCACGCCGCAGGCGGGTGACCGCTTCGTCGTGGTGGACAGCGAGCAGCGCGCCCGCGAGATCGCCGAGCACCGCCAGGAGAAGGCGCGCGAGACGCAGTCGACCGCGCCCAGCACGGGCTCGCTGGAGCAGATGCTGGCCCGCATCAAGGAGGGTCAGGTCACCGAGGTGCCGCTGGTGGTCAAGGCCGACGTCCAGGGCTCCCTGGAGGCTGTCAACGGCGCCCTGCAAAAGCTGGGCAACGAGGAAGTGCAACCGCGCGTGCTGCACGCGGGCGTCGGCGGCATCACCGAAAGCGACATCACGCTCGCGGCCGCGTCCAACGCCCTGGTGCTGGGCTTCAACGTCCGGCCCAATGGCAAGGCGCGCCAGATGGCCAAGAGCGACGGTGTCGACATCCGCTACTTCTCGGTCATCTACAACCTCGTGGACGACGTGAAGGCCCTGCTGGAAAGCAAGCTCTCGCCGACGGCGCGCGAGAACTTCATCGGCTACGCCGACATCCGCCAGGTCTTCCAGGTGCCGCGCGTGGGCAACGTCGCCGGCTGCCGCGTGACCGAGGGCGTCGTGCGCCGCAACGCGGGCGTGCGCCTGCTGCGCGACAACGTCGTGATCTACGAGGGCACGCTGAAGACGCTCAAGCGCTTCAAGGACGACGTCAAAGAGGTGAAGGCCGGCTACGAGTGCGGCATCGCGCTGGAGAACCACCAGGACATCCGCGAGGGTGACCTGATCGAGTGCTACGAAACCCAGCAGGTCGAGCGCGAGCTGTAA
- a CDS encoding RNA-binding protein, with translation MTETRRHTPERKCIVTGEVRPKAELLRFVVGPDGAIVPDPGEELPGRGIWCVPSRDVLEKARQRHFARAARQAVRVPDDLAAQVAARLHKRCLDRIGLAMRAGQARAGFTKVREVLERGDACVLVQARDAAVDGVERLRRLGRAARPDLALVGLFDSDDLGTALGRGPTVHVAVLDGGHADRLLRDCRRLVGFVPEADEAWMDTPTNRTAERDDERR, from the coding sequence ATGACGGAGACGCGCCGGCACACGCCGGAGCGCAAATGCATCGTGACGGGCGAGGTCCGGCCCAAGGCGGAGCTGCTGCGCTTCGTGGTGGGCCCGGACGGCGCCATCGTTCCCGATCCGGGCGAGGAGCTGCCCGGTCGGGGAATCTGGTGTGTGCCGTCCCGCGATGTGCTAGAAAAGGCGCGCCAGCGGCACTTCGCCCGGGCAGCCCGGCAGGCTGTGCGCGTGCCGGACGATCTGGCGGCGCAGGTTGCGGCGCGGCTGCACAAGCGGTGCCTGGACCGGATCGGGCTGGCGATGCGCGCCGGACAGGCGCGGGCCGGATTCACCAAGGTCCGCGAGGTCCTGGAGCGCGGCGACGCGTGCGTGCTGGTGCAGGCCCGCGACGCCGCAGTCGACGGCGTGGAGCGGCTGCGCCGCCTCGGGCGGGCCGCGCGGCCGGACTTGGCTCTCGTGGGCCTGTTCGACTCGGACGACCTGGGCACCGCGCTCGGCCGCGGGCCCACGGTGCACGTGGCCGTGCTGGACGGTGGCCACGCCGATCGGCTTTTGCGGGACTGCCGCCGGCTGGTCGGCTTCGTGCCCGAGGCGGACGAGGCTTGGATGGACACGCCGACGAATCGAACGGCGGAGCGCGATGACGAGCGACGATAA
- the rbfA gene encoding 30S ribosome-binding factor RbfA — protein sequence MSRRQEKGPSQRQLRVGEQIRHTLADILARSELQDPALAGVSITVSEVRVSPDLKLATAYVLPFAAEDQAAVVDGLQRAAPHLRHQLARAINLRHTPELRFRADTSFDEAARIDALLRSPRVQRDIADEGEADADPDTSDEHDDDER from the coding sequence ATGAGTCGACGTCAGGAAAAGGGCCCCAGCCAGCGCCAGCTGCGCGTGGGCGAGCAGATCCGGCACACGCTCGCCGACATCCTCGCCCGCAGCGAGCTGCAGGATCCGGCGCTGGCCGGGGTCTCCATCACCGTCAGCGAAGTCCGCGTCAGCCCGGACCTGAAGCTCGCCACCGCCTACGTTCTGCCCTTCGCGGCCGAGGACCAGGCGGCGGTGGTGGACGGGCTGCAACGGGCCGCGCCCCACCTGCGCCACCAGCTGGCGCGGGCGATCAACTTGCGCCACACCCCCGAACTGCGGTTCCGCGCCGACACCTCGTTCGACGAGGCCGCGCGCATCGATGCCCTGCTGCGCAGCCCGCGCGTCCAGCGCGACATCGCCGACGAGGGCGAGGCGGACGCGGACCCGGATACGTCCGATGAACACGATGACGACGAGCGATAA
- the pnp gene encoding polyribonucleotide nucleotidyltransferase, with protein sequence MFDVHRKEIDWGGRPLVLETGRIARQADGAVMARYGDTVVLCTAVGDKSPKAGLDFFPLTVNYQEKTAAAGKIPGGFIKREGRPTEKETLTSRLIDRPIRPLFAKNFKNETQVICTVLSHDLENDPDMVAMVGASAALTLSGMPFMGPIGACRVGYRNGQFELNPAQSDVPSSELDLVVAGTSEGVLMVESEASELPESTMLEAVNWGHQQYQKVIDAIVELAEECANEPWSVPEDPAEKETVHAKLREQFGGRLREAYAIADKKQRQVELSTIRQEALDALADNEMELYVAPSVLKDLEREIVRGSIIESGKRIDGRSVESVRPISAEVGVLPRTHGSGLFTRGETQAMVTTTLGTGQDEQIVDALEGEYRQHFMLHYNFPPYCVGETGRMMAPGRREIGHGKLAWRALNPIMPSKESFPYTVRVLSEITESNGSSSMATVCGSSLSMMDAGVPLPRSCAGIAMGLIKEGDNYAVLSDIMGDEDHLGDMDFKVAGTREGVTSLQMDIKITSVTSEIMQVALNQAHDGRMHILGEMEKAITAAREGVSERAPSITVIEVPKEKIRDIIGPGGKVVREICEETGAKIDIEDDGTVKIAAVDKAASDAAINRIRGITAEPEAGEVYQGKVVKIMDFGAFVNFLGTRDGLVHVSQMADYRVNHPRDLVAEGDMVYVKCLGFDDRGKVKLSMKQVDQETGQEIEKSE encoded by the coding sequence ATGTTCGACGTTCACCGCAAGGAAATCGATTGGGGCGGACGCCCGCTGGTGCTGGAAACCGGCCGGATCGCGCGCCAGGCCGACGGCGCCGTGATGGCCCGCTACGGCGACACGGTCGTGCTGTGCACCGCGGTCGGTGACAAGAGCCCCAAAGCGGGGCTCGACTTTTTTCCGCTGACGGTCAACTACCAGGAAAAGACCGCGGCGGCGGGCAAGATCCCCGGCGGCTTCATCAAGCGCGAAGGCCGGCCGACGGAAAAGGAAACCCTCACCTCCCGCCTGATCGACCGGCCCATCCGGCCGCTGTTCGCCAAGAACTTCAAGAACGAGACCCAGGTCATCTGCACCGTCCTGAGCCATGACCTGGAGAACGACCCGGACATGGTGGCGATGGTCGGCGCCTCGGCGGCGCTGACGCTGTCCGGCATGCCCTTCATGGGCCCCATCGGCGCCTGCCGCGTGGGCTACCGCAACGGGCAGTTCGAGCTGAACCCGGCGCAGTCCGACGTGCCGAGCTCCGAGCTGGACCTCGTGGTCGCGGGCACCAGCGAGGGCGTGCTGATGGTGGAGTCCGAGGCCAGCGAGCTGCCGGAATCCACGATGCTGGAGGCCGTGAACTGGGGCCACCAGCAGTACCAGAAGGTCATCGACGCCATCGTCGAGCTGGCCGAGGAGTGCGCCAACGAGCCCTGGTCCGTGCCGGAGGACCCGGCGGAAAAGGAGACGGTGCACGCCAAGCTGCGCGAGCAGTTCGGCGGCCGCCTGCGCGAGGCCTACGCCATCGCGGACAAGAAGCAGCGCCAGGTGGAGCTGTCCACCATCCGCCAGGAGGCGCTGGACGCGCTCGCCGACAACGAGATGGAGCTCTACGTCGCGCCGTCCGTGCTCAAGGACCTGGAGCGGGAGATCGTGCGCGGCAGCATCATCGAGAGCGGCAAGCGCATCGACGGCCGCTCGGTGGAATCCGTCCGCCCGATCTCCGCGGAGGTGGGCGTGCTCCCGCGCACGCACGGTTCCGGGCTGTTCACGCGCGGCGAGACGCAGGCGATGGTGACCACGACGCTCGGCACCGGCCAGGACGAGCAGATCGTCGACGCGCTGGAGGGTGAGTACCGCCAGCACTTCATGCTGCACTACAACTTCCCGCCCTACTGCGTGGGCGAGACGGGCCGCATGATGGCGCCGGGCCGCCGCGAGATCGGCCACGGCAAGTTGGCCTGGCGGGCGCTCAACCCGATCATGCCGTCGAAGGAGAGCTTCCCCTACACCGTGCGCGTGCTCTCCGAGATCACGGAGTCCAACGGCTCCTCCTCGATGGCCACGGTGTGCGGCTCCTCGCTGTCGATGATGGACGCCGGCGTGCCGCTGCCGCGTTCCTGTGCCGGCATCGCCATGGGGCTCATCAAGGAGGGCGACAACTACGCCGTCCTCTCCGACATCATGGGCGACGAGGACCACCTGGGCGACATGGACTTCAAGGTCGCCGGCACGCGGGAAGGCGTCACCTCGCTGCAGATGGACATCAAGATCACCTCGGTGACCTCCGAGATCATGCAGGTGGCCTTGAACCAGGCCCACGACGGGCGGATGCACATCCTGGGCGAGATGGAAAAGGCCATCACCGCCGCCCGCGAGGGCGTCTCCGAGCGCGCGCCGTCGATCACCGTGATTGAGGTGCCCAAGGAGAAGATCCGCGACATCATCGGCCCCGGCGGCAAGGTCGTCCGCGAGATCTGCGAAGAGACCGGCGCCAAGATCGACATCGAGGACGACGGCACGGTGAAGATCGCCGCCGTGGACAAGGCCGCCTCGGACGCCGCCATCAACCGCATCCGCGGCATCACCGCGGAGCCGGAGGCCGGCGAGGTCTATCAGGGCAAGGTCGTGAAGATCATGGACTTCGGCGCGTTCGTGAACTTCCTGGGCACGCGCGACGGCCTGGTCCACGTTTCGCAGATGGCGGACTACCGGGTGAACCACCCGCGCGATCTCGTGGCCGAGGGCGACATGGTCTACGTCAAGTGTCTCGGCTTCGACGACCGCGGCAAGGTCAAGCTGTCCATGAAGCAGGTCGACCAGGAGACCGGTCAGGAGATCGAGAAGAGCGAGTAA
- the truB gene encoding tRNA pseudouridine(55) synthase TruB, translated as MTTSDNAKATRLSGWLVLDKPAGLTSTQALNRVKAKLRVRKMGHGGTLDPLASGLLPLALGEATKTVGYIMEGLKSYRFTVRWGIARTTDDGEGEITEESAARPSREAIEAAIPQFLGEIQQTPPTYSAIKVDGRRAYDIAREGGDPQLEPRPVHLESLDLVSIDDRDHATFVCTCGKGFYVRALARDLGETLGTPAHLSALRRTRVGAFDSEEMIPLDALEAMDDPQALQHYLLPVETALADIPALALTEAEANRLRSGQSVSLLKRANLERLRELENGDVVCAKVQGRAVALARFEAGAIRPVRILHV; from the coding sequence ATGACGACGAGCGATAACGCCAAGGCCACGCGGCTTAGCGGCTGGCTGGTGCTGGACAAGCCAGCCGGCCTGACCTCGACGCAGGCCCTCAACCGCGTCAAGGCGAAGCTGCGCGTGCGCAAGATGGGCCACGGCGGCACGCTCGACCCGCTCGCCAGCGGGCTCCTGCCCCTCGCCCTGGGCGAGGCGACCAAGACGGTCGGCTACATCATGGAGGGGCTGAAGAGCTACCGCTTCACCGTGCGCTGGGGCATCGCGCGCACCACGGACGACGGCGAGGGCGAGATCACCGAGGAAAGCGCGGCGCGCCCGTCGCGCGAGGCCATCGAGGCCGCGATCCCGCAATTCCTGGGCGAGATCCAGCAGACCCCGCCCACCTACTCCGCCATCAAGGTGGACGGCCGCCGCGCCTACGACATCGCGCGCGAAGGCGGCGACCCGCAGCTCGAGCCCCGCCCCGTCCATCTGGAATCGCTGGACTTGGTCTCGATCGACGATCGGGACCACGCAACCTTTGTCTGCACCTGCGGCAAGGGTTTTTATGTGCGCGCGCTCGCCCGCGACCTGGGCGAGACGCTGGGCACCCCCGCCCACCTCTCGGCGCTGCGGCGCACGCGGGTGGGCGCCTTCGACAGCGAGGAGATGATCCCGCTGGACGCGCTGGAGGCCATGGACGACCCGCAAGCCCTCCAGCACTATCTGCTTCCGGTCGAGACCGCGCTGGCCGACATCCCGGCGCTGGCCTTGACCGAGGCCGAGGCGAACCGCCTGCGCAGCGGCCAGAGCGTGTCGCTGCTCAAACGCGCCAACCTCGAGCGCCTGCGGGAGCTGGAGAACGGCGACGTGGTCTGCGCCAAGGTGCAGGGCCGCGCCGTCGCGCTCGCCCGCTTCGAGGCTGGGGCCATTCGCCCGGTCCGCATCCTGCACGTCTGA